The proteins below come from a single Prolixibacter sp. NT017 genomic window:
- a CDS encoding N-acetylglucosamine-6-phosphate deacetylase: MNQSNDNHMYLEGLDYRSGKLVHIGIRDGKIAEVIQLPEGKGKHPFIAPGLVDLQVNGYGGVDFNTAPLLASDVYRAVQLLAEQGVTTFFPTLITNTPQAISEALKVIVSACHSYPDVDAAIGGIHLEGPFLSKEEGARGAHDPELVRKPDWDLFQQWQEAAEGRIKIITLSPEWEGSEEFISRCSESGVVVSIGHTGATPEQIAGAVATGARLSTHLGNAAHLMLPRHPNYIWEQLAQDALWTTVIGDGFHLPESFLKVVFKVKPETSILISDCTHFAGLPPGNYHSHIGGDVILSPEGRLCMADQPKLLAGSAQSLLWCVNQMAGKELLTLETAWNKASLKPMELLQGESQIPFRKGSPADLVLYEQTEKGMEIVQTIRAGKVVFNQTKNEKDEN; the protein is encoded by the coding sequence ATGAACCAATCAAACGACAACCACATGTACCTCGAAGGCCTCGATTACCGGAGCGGAAAACTGGTGCACATCGGTATTCGCGACGGAAAGATAGCCGAAGTGATTCAACTTCCGGAAGGGAAGGGGAAACACCCTTTTATCGCGCCCGGTTTAGTGGACTTGCAGGTAAACGGTTACGGCGGTGTCGATTTCAATACCGCTCCGTTACTGGCGTCCGATGTTTATCGTGCGGTTCAGTTGCTGGCGGAGCAAGGCGTAACGACCTTCTTCCCGACCTTGATCACGAATACCCCGCAAGCGATTTCCGAAGCGCTGAAAGTGATTGTCTCCGCCTGTCATTCGTACCCCGATGTCGATGCAGCCATTGGCGGTATTCACCTCGAAGGGCCGTTTCTATCGAAAGAAGAAGGCGCTCGCGGGGCACATGACCCGGAGTTAGTGCGAAAACCCGACTGGGACTTGTTTCAGCAGTGGCAGGAAGCCGCTGAGGGACGAATTAAAATTATCACCCTTTCGCCGGAATGGGAAGGATCGGAAGAGTTCATCTCCCGTTGCAGCGAAAGCGGCGTTGTGGTGTCCATAGGCCATACGGGGGCGACACCGGAACAGATTGCCGGAGCGGTTGCCACTGGTGCACGGTTGTCGACGCACCTGGGGAATGCCGCTCACCTGATGTTGCCACGCCATCCCAACTACATTTGGGAACAGTTGGCACAGGATGCGTTGTGGACCACCGTCATTGGGGACGGTTTTCACCTGCCCGAGTCCTTTCTCAAGGTTGTTTTCAAGGTGAAGCCCGAAACCTCCATCCTGATAAGTGATTGTACCCATTTTGCCGGTTTGCCGCCGGGGAACTACCATAGTCATATCGGCGGAGATGTGATTCTCAGCCCGGAAGGCCGTCTTTGCATGGCCGATCAACCGAAATTGCTGGCCGGTTCGGCGCAATCGCTGCTGTGGTGCGTTAATCAGATGGCAGGGAAGGAATTACTGACGTTGGAAACGGCATGGAACAAAGCCTCGCTCAAGCCGATGGAGCTGTTGCAGGGAGAATCGCAAATACCTTTCCGCAAAGGTTCGCCTGCTGACCTGGTGCTGTACGAACAAACCGAAAAAGGGATGGAGATTGTACAAACCATCCGGGCCGGAAAGGTCGTGTTTAACCAAACAAAAAATGAAAAAGATGAAAACTAA
- a CDS encoding heparinase II/III family protein produces MTAAAAGVTLGSMAYGNSSTNAFSRKANGDKDKQPEAQFPFYPYVKKYNFGDYLPKDQGGKFIQMQLIDSENDHVIVEAIRNGLLQRVYGDPIGWGKLEKTELEKSVWLNRFYYLPSFARLYYLSGDQSYLEDMMKLIRVWIHDNPRVTDHPTSKYNWYDMQVAWRSIHLSWCYYLGGEGLSDADKQLIEDTLKEHALVLAEGFGQQKLNEFNHQAHGALAMIYLGILFPGLQQAEELRTGALRILEHHINFAFYPDGGNVEQMFGYYPFEASIFRDTYLLCRDNGVTPPKNILPLLHKMADYLFEVAQPDGTMPPVNDSYPMPVNPTETIIREVLNEKANADKKPGSYYLPETQIGVMRADGSGLTPWYLLANPARTIGSHDHAGRLGFVLWYGEEPVLIDSGCSNYDNPLIVKWYRTSRAHNTVLIDGKQDAATSSDRQWVGKRQTKNRITDWEEKPDYKLVRMVSPASDPTNPNVQWTRSLAFVRNKYMLIHDHFKAVEKHNYELLLHLLPAEVETHGARKSVLLKTDQPMAIIPANADSYDDLSVGKGYVNIEGMDKFAPIVSYSTSGADTHSVLLVVPGKENATEWNVKQELLADGLALTVEGPSGEKDTILFRKPGASSVSYKGHQTSDWMAVF; encoded by the coding sequence ATGACAGCTGCTGCGGCTGGTGTGACGTTGGGAAGTATGGCATACGGAAATTCTTCCACGAATGCTTTCAGCCGGAAGGCAAATGGTGATAAGGATAAGCAGCCGGAAGCACAATTCCCGTTCTACCCATACGTGAAGAAATACAATTTTGGCGATTACTTGCCGAAAGATCAGGGTGGAAAGTTTATTCAAATGCAATTAATCGATTCGGAGAATGACCACGTGATTGTGGAAGCCATCCGGAACGGCCTGCTGCAGCGAGTATATGGGGATCCCATTGGTTGGGGAAAGCTGGAAAAGACGGAGCTGGAGAAAAGTGTGTGGCTCAACCGCTTTTACTACCTGCCGTCTTTTGCCCGGCTTTATTATTTGTCGGGAGATCAGAGTTACCTGGAGGATATGATGAAGTTGATTCGCGTGTGGATACATGACAATCCGCGGGTAACCGATCATCCTACTTCGAAATACAACTGGTACGATATGCAGGTGGCCTGGCGTTCCATTCATCTTTCGTGGTGCTATTACCTGGGAGGTGAGGGATTGTCCGATGCCGATAAACAACTGATTGAAGATACGCTGAAAGAGCATGCCCTTGTTTTGGCGGAAGGTTTTGGTCAACAGAAGCTCAATGAATTCAACCACCAGGCGCACGGAGCTTTGGCAATGATTTACCTGGGGATTTTATTTCCCGGGTTACAGCAGGCGGAAGAGTTGAGAACCGGTGCGCTTCGGATTCTGGAACATCATATCAATTTTGCCTTCTATCCCGATGGCGGGAATGTAGAGCAGATGTTCGGATACTATCCGTTCGAAGCTTCCATTTTCAGAGATACGTATTTGTTGTGTCGTGACAACGGCGTGACGCCGCCTAAAAATATTTTGCCGCTTCTGCACAAGATGGCCGACTATCTTTTCGAGGTAGCACAGCCCGATGGCACCATGCCTCCGGTGAATGATTCTTACCCGATGCCGGTGAATCCTACCGAGACCATCATTCGCGAAGTCCTGAATGAAAAGGCGAACGCAGATAAAAAGCCGGGTTCCTATTATCTTCCCGAAACGCAAATCGGGGTGATGCGTGCGGACGGTTCCGGTTTAACGCCCTGGTATTTGCTGGCCAATCCGGCCAGGACAATTGGTTCGCACGACCATGCCGGGCGACTGGGCTTTGTGCTTTGGTATGGTGAAGAACCTGTACTGATTGACAGTGGGTGCAGTAACTACGATAATCCGTTGATCGTGAAATGGTATCGTACATCGAGAGCACATAACACCGTACTGATTGACGGAAAACAGGATGCTGCGACTTCGAGTGATAGACAGTGGGTCGGAAAACGGCAGACGAAGAACCGGATTACCGATTGGGAAGAAAAGCCTGACTATAAGTTAGTGAGAATGGTTTCCCCGGCCAGCGACCCGACTAATCCGAACGTACAGTGGACCCGTAGTCTGGCCTTTGTCCGGAATAAATACATGTTGATTCACGATCATTTCAAAGCAGTAGAAAAACATAACTACGAGCTACTGCTTCATTTGTTGCCGGCGGAAGTGGAAACTCACGGTGCCCGGAAAAGTGTGTTGCTGAAAACCGATCAGCCGATGGCTATCATTCCGGCGAATGCAGATTCCTACGATGATTTGAGTGTAGGCAAAGGGTATGTCAACATCGAAGGGATGGACAAATTCGCACCCATAGTCTCGTATTCTACTTCCGGTGCCGATACCCACTCGGTATTGCTGGTGGTTCCGGGAAAGGAGAATGCTACGGAATGGAACGTGAAGCAGGAACTGCTGGCCGATGGTTTGGCGTTGACAGTGGAAGGTCCTTCGGGCGAAAAAGACACCATTTTATTCCGGAAGCCGGGCGCTTCGTCCGTTAGCTACAAAGGACATCAAACGTCCGACTGGATGGCCGTCTTTTAG
- a CDS encoding beta-N-acetylhexosaminidase gives MKTMKFILAFFILAGVAVSAQAEINIIPRPVSVVPGNGTYTLTEKTAIVSGEATQSEAAYLAGILAKAFGEKPHIKAKGKGIELKLNATLKDSLGDEGYLLKVEPKRIVIEGATRTGVFYGIQSLRQLLPPAFEFHPEKGKNAAVPVVAIADKPRFAWRGFMLDVSRHFKGVDVVKSMLDQMALMKMNVFHWHLTDDQGWRIEIKKYPKLTSVGGYRKDTQAARHSDKREGKPHSGFYTQEQIKDIIAYATARHIRIVPEIEMPGHASAAIAAYPWLGVLGTTKEVPVRFGKLPDSFNIADPRVIQFLEDVLTEVFNLFPGKVVHIGGDEVMYDAWKKSKAMQALMKKEGLTSPADLQIWFTNRISQFVDSTGHRMMGWNEILGDNVHEWQDSADTQVKQTLAKSAIIEFWKGSLDLINKAVSNGYDVVNAYHRMTYLDYNYKMIRLSKAYSFNPIPEGLDPKYDSKILGFGCQMWSEWIPTTKSMDLKVFPRLAAYAEVGWTPLPDKNYQRFLDALHNMEQRWQLDGIDYHKGEE, from the coding sequence ATGAAAACAATGAAATTCATACTGGCCTTTTTCATCCTCGCGGGCGTTGCTGTTTCCGCGCAGGCGGAGATCAACATCATTCCGCGTCCGGTGAGCGTGGTGCCCGGCAACGGTACCTACACCCTGACGGAGAAGACGGCCATTGTTTCGGGCGAGGCAACCCAATCCGAAGCCGCTTACCTGGCAGGTATCCTGGCGAAAGCCTTCGGCGAAAAGCCGCACATTAAAGCGAAAGGCAAAGGCATCGAGCTGAAGCTGAATGCAACCCTGAAAGACTCGCTGGGCGACGAAGGTTACCTGCTGAAGGTAGAGCCCAAACGGATTGTCATCGAAGGGGCGACCCGTACCGGCGTATTTTACGGCATCCAGTCGTTGCGGCAGCTGTTGCCACCCGCATTTGAGTTCCATCCCGAAAAGGGAAAAAACGCTGCCGTTCCGGTGGTGGCCATTGCCGATAAGCCGCGGTTTGCATGGCGGGGATTTATGCTCGATGTATCGCGTCATTTCAAAGGTGTGGATGTGGTGAAGAGTATGCTCGACCAGATGGCGCTGATGAAAATGAACGTCTTCCACTGGCACCTGACCGATGACCAGGGATGGCGCATCGAAATCAAGAAGTATCCGAAACTGACGTCGGTGGGCGGCTACCGGAAAGACACGCAGGCAGCCCGCCACAGCGACAAACGCGAAGGGAAGCCACACAGCGGTTTCTATACGCAGGAGCAAATCAAGGATATCATCGCCTACGCCACCGCTCGGCACATTCGCATCGTTCCGGAGATTGAAATGCCCGGTCATGCTTCGGCGGCCATTGCGGCTTATCCGTGGCTCGGGGTGTTGGGAACCACGAAAGAGGTTCCGGTGAGATTTGGCAAGCTGCCCGACTCGTTTAACATTGCCGATCCGCGCGTTATTCAATTCCTCGAGGATGTGCTTACCGAAGTTTTCAACCTGTTTCCCGGTAAGGTGGTCCATATCGGGGGTGATGAAGTGATGTACGACGCGTGGAAGAAATCGAAAGCCATGCAGGCGTTGATGAAGAAGGAGGGACTGACGTCTCCCGCCGATTTGCAAATCTGGTTCACCAACCGCATCTCGCAGTTCGTCGATAGCACGGGTCATCGCATGATGGGATGGAACGAAATCCTCGGCGATAACGTGCATGAGTGGCAGGATTCGGCCGATACGCAGGTAAAACAGACGCTCGCCAAATCGGCTATCATCGAATTCTGGAAAGGGAGCCTCGATTTGATCAACAAGGCGGTTTCGAATGGCTACGATGTGGTGAATGCTTACCACCGGATGACATATCTCGATTATAACTATAAAATGATTCGGCTTTCGAAAGCCTATTCATTCAATCCCATTCCTGAAGGACTCGACCCGAAGTACGATTCGAAGATATTAGGCTTCGGTTGCCAGATGTGGAGCGAATGGATTCCCACCACAAAGTCGATGGATCTGAAAGTATTCCCCCGGTTAGCCGCTTACGCTGAAGTAGGCTGGACGCCGCTGCCCGATAAAAACTATCAACGCTTTCTCGACGCCCTGCACAACATGGAACAACGCTGGCAGCTGGATGGTATCGATTACCACAAAGGAGAGGAATAG
- a CDS encoding sodium:solute symporter family protein has product MQLIDWIVLAMYFLVLVVIGLSAYRKVKNSADFFTAGGKLPWWLSGVSHHVSGYSGAVFVAYAGIAYTHGFNLYIWWACGVGLATLMAALWVAPRWAKLRIKTGIQSPTEYLLARYNLTTQQIIAWSGAIIKVFDVGGKLAAIAVLLNVFTGTSLTVGIILAGGVSLMYITIGGLWADVWNDFAQFMIQLAAGITMFVMILGKLGDGFSGVFTLWHRLPEANSHLFNDPYTPAFAMAMLVIDFFSYSGGTWNLATRFISSSSGGEARKAGVLSSVLYFVWPLILLFPMFAAPLFFKDLADPTLSYGMMAMKFLPAGLLGLVLASMFANTLSMTSSDSNTVSAVITRDILPVAVPRVRNFTPKQALIMARITTFSFTLFTIIVAINFRHFGGVFGLIVSWFASLLGPIAIPMILGLLPVFRRSGSTAAIVSIIGGLLAFVVTKLLPDFSLAGEVATPMLTSLVLYVVTGFLIPGDESAKADELLSALNDEAK; this is encoded by the coding sequence ATGCAATTGATTGACTGGATCGTTTTGGCGATGTATTTTTTGGTGCTGGTGGTGATCGGCTTGAGCGCTTACCGCAAAGTGAAGAATTCGGCCGATTTCTTTACCGCCGGCGGAAAACTGCCCTGGTGGCTTTCGGGTGTTTCGCACCATGTGTCGGGATACAGTGGGGCGGTGTTTGTGGCTTACGCCGGAATCGCCTATACGCACGGATTTAACCTTTATATCTGGTGGGCCTGCGGTGTGGGCCTGGCTACATTGATGGCTGCCTTGTGGGTAGCGCCGCGTTGGGCCAAGCTACGCATCAAGACCGGTATTCAGTCGCCTACGGAATACCTGCTGGCCCGGTATAACCTCACCACGCAGCAAATCATCGCCTGGAGCGGAGCCATTATCAAGGTATTTGATGTGGGAGGCAAGCTGGCTGCGATCGCTGTATTATTGAATGTATTTACCGGCACTTCGCTGACGGTTGGAATTATTCTGGCCGGAGGTGTGTCATTGATGTACATTACCATTGGCGGCTTGTGGGCGGATGTGTGGAACGACTTTGCCCAGTTCATGATTCAACTGGCGGCCGGAATCACCATGTTTGTGATGATTCTCGGAAAACTGGGCGACGGGTTTTCGGGAGTGTTTACGCTGTGGCACCGGTTGCCGGAAGCGAACTCGCATTTGTTTAACGATCCCTACACACCCGCGTTCGCTATGGCGATGCTGGTCATCGATTTCTTCAGCTATAGCGGCGGAACCTGGAACCTGGCGACCCGTTTCATCTCCTCTTCTTCGGGAGGTGAGGCCCGTAAAGCCGGTGTTTTGTCGTCGGTCCTCTATTTTGTGTGGCCGTTGATTCTGTTATTCCCGATGTTTGCGGCACCGCTCTTTTTTAAAGATTTGGCTGACCCAACGTTATCCTATGGTATGATGGCCATGAAGTTCCTTCCGGCCGGATTGCTCGGATTGGTACTCGCTTCGATGTTTGCCAACACGTTATCGATGACTTCTTCCGATTCGAATACCGTTTCAGCGGTGATTACCCGTGATATTTTGCCCGTGGCTGTTCCGCGTGTACGGAATTTTACTCCGAAACAGGCGCTTATCATGGCACGAATCACCACCTTTTCGTTTACCTTGTTTACGATCATCGTGGCGATCAACTTCCGGCACTTTGGCGGAGTATTCGGCCTGATTGTTTCCTGGTTTGCCTCGTTGTTGGGGCCGATTGCTATCCCGATGATTCTGGGATTGCTGCCGGTGTTCAGACGGAGCGGAAGTACCGCAGCCATTGTGTCTATCATTGGCGGATTGCTGGCTTTTGTGGTCACGAAACTGCTGCCTGATTTCTCCCTGGCGGGAGAAGTGGCGACACCCATGCTCACCTCGTTGGTGTTGTATGTGGTAACCGGATTTCTGATTCCCGGTGACGAGTCGGCGAAAGCGGATGAACTGTTGTCGGCACTGAATGACGAAGCGAAATAA
- a CDS encoding sialate O-acetylesterase yields the protein MKRYLVLLMAGMALWMNGMAQSKTANFPKKVVYPKEMPAKKNFWIFIMAGQSNMAGRGVVEPQDTVPNPRILAMNLQDKWVVAKEPLHLYQPKVTGMDSGLSFARELLKHVGDSITIGLVPTAVGGSSIQYWMDDSIFNGVHLWSNFKDKTGTAMKYGVVKGILWHQGESDAFPAKIPVYKKKVETVLTRFRTFIGDDSLPIIMGELGSYTRPPLRAKRWAEINEIVKTVPNDLKNCYVVPTSDLTCNPDYIHFNNKSQRILGKRYADKYLQISSGKQETK from the coding sequence ATGAAGAGATACCTGGTATTGCTGATGGCCGGAATGGCCTTGTGGATGAATGGAATGGCGCAGAGCAAGACGGCCAATTTCCCGAAGAAGGTAGTGTATCCGAAAGAGATGCCTGCGAAGAAGAACTTTTGGATCTTTATCATGGCCGGTCAGTCGAACATGGCGGGGCGTGGCGTAGTGGAGCCGCAGGATACCGTTCCGAATCCACGCATTTTAGCGATGAACCTGCAGGATAAATGGGTCGTGGCAAAAGAGCCGTTACACCTGTATCAGCCCAAGGTAACGGGAATGGATTCCGGCCTTTCGTTTGCACGCGAATTACTGAAACATGTGGGCGATTCCATCACGATCGGGCTGGTTCCAACGGCAGTGGGCGGCAGTTCCATTCAATACTGGATGGATGATTCCATATTCAATGGCGTCCACCTCTGGAGCAATTTCAAGGATAAGACCGGAACGGCGATGAAATACGGCGTGGTCAAGGGGATTCTCTGGCATCAGGGCGAAAGCGATGCCTTCCCGGCCAAAATACCGGTATACAAAAAGAAAGTAGAGACGGTGCTGACCCGTTTCCGCACATTCATCGGCGATGATTCCCTGCCCATCATTATGGGAGAGCTGGGATCATATACGCGTCCACCCTTACGGGCGAAAAGATGGGCGGAGATCAATGAAATTGTCAAGACCGTACCGAATGATCTGAAAAACTGCTACGTAGTTCCTACGAGCGATTTGACCTGCAACCCCGATTACATCCATTTCAACAACAAGTCGCAACGAATATTGGGGAAACGGTACGCTGACAAATACCTTCAGATTAGCTCCGGGAAGCAGGAGACAAAATGA
- a CDS encoding family 20 glycosylhydrolase, with amino-acid sequence MKRLKQKPISAAALFAWLTIIILFFPGAFASAETQKIADKAKTEAVKPFPIRGFHIDLRIEVMTMPALKAFAKELAGMGINTLVMEWEASYPYEKHATISSKYAYTREQVKSFVSYCDSLGIDVIPLQQCFGHVEYILRHARYSELRESKKDISQVCPSQIEGDKKLFTDLFADMASLHKSKYIHIGGDETRLLGHCPICSAKAAEEGKGKLFADYIAEMCKIVVSLGKIPVLWSDIVLKYPEAVKQLPKQTVYVDWNYGWKINHFGDIGKLLDQGLTFWGSPAIRSHPDNWYTTDWQKHFNNQHDFIPYARKAGYQGMVMTSWSTSGVYGFTWDTNYEVIDMHAIRNVYPLSGFHILVAAYAQSLKQAEPLNPEKFVVQYAQDRFGLTAAEGEKLWKILLVSPNLVKVDTPEDVAKLDSIRKSVDAAKAMMATLTPKDHQKEFAHLRLMLDLRDFYLAFKQVESVYESDQYNREMGKVILPKLKKLLDESKDLNARFAELNKGFLYPDEIKQQNHIRNEKLKNIYEAVANVR; translated from the coding sequence ATGAAACGCTTGAAACAAAAACCGATTTCCGCAGCTGCGCTCTTTGCATGGCTGACCATCATTATTCTTTTCTTCCCCGGGGCGTTCGCTTCCGCGGAAACGCAAAAAATTGCCGATAAGGCGAAAACGGAAGCTGTTAAACCTTTCCCGATAAGGGGATTTCACATCGATTTGCGGATTGAAGTGATGACCATGCCCGCTTTGAAGGCTTTCGCCAAAGAGTTGGCCGGGATGGGCATCAACACCCTGGTGATGGAATGGGAAGCTTCCTATCCGTATGAAAAGCACGCAACGATTTCCAGCAAGTACGCTTACACGCGCGAGCAGGTCAAGTCGTTTGTGTCCTACTGTGATAGCCTGGGTATCGATGTCATCCCGTTGCAGCAATGTTTCGGGCACGTGGAATACATTTTACGGCATGCGCGGTACAGTGAGCTGAGGGAATCAAAAAAGGATATCTCGCAGGTATGCCCATCGCAGATAGAAGGTGACAAGAAGCTGTTCACCGATCTGTTTGCTGATATGGCATCGCTGCACAAGTCAAAATACATTCACATTGGTGGCGACGAAACCCGGTTGTTGGGGCATTGTCCCATCTGCTCGGCCAAGGCTGCAGAAGAGGGGAAGGGCAAATTGTTTGCCGATTACATCGCCGAGATGTGCAAAATTGTGGTAAGCCTGGGGAAAATCCCGGTGCTATGGTCCGATATCGTGTTGAAGTACCCCGAAGCCGTCAAACAGCTGCCCAAACAAACCGTGTATGTGGATTGGAACTACGGTTGGAAAATCAATCACTTCGGCGATATTGGCAAGTTACTCGACCAGGGACTCACGTTCTGGGGCTCGCCGGCCATTCGCAGCCATCCCGATAACTGGTACACCACCGATTGGCAAAAGCATTTCAATAATCAGCACGATTTCATCCCGTATGCCCGAAAAGCCGGTTACCAGGGAATGGTCATGACCTCCTGGTCCACTTCAGGCGTTTATGGTTTTACCTGGGATACCAATTACGAGGTGATTGATATGCATGCGATTCGTAATGTCTATCCGTTGTCCGGCTTCCACATCCTGGTTGCTGCCTATGCGCAGTCGTTGAAGCAGGCCGAGCCGCTCAATCCGGAGAAGTTTGTGGTGCAGTATGCACAGGACCGCTTTGGTTTGACCGCAGCAGAGGGAGAGAAGCTTTGGAAAATACTGCTCGTCTCCCCGAATTTAGTAAAAGTGGATACGCCGGAAGATGTGGCGAAGCTTGACTCCATCAGGAAGAGTGTTGACGCGGCGAAAGCGATGATGGCAACACTGACTCCGAAAGATCATCAGAAAGAGTTCGCTCATTTGCGGCTGATGCTCGACTTAAGGGACTTTTATCTGGCCTTTAAACAAGTGGAATCAGTCTATGAATCGGATCAGTATAACCGGGAGATGGGAAAAGTGATATTGCCGAAGCTGAAGAAGCTGTTGGATGAATCGAAAGACCTGAATGCCCGCTTCGCCGAGTTGAACAAAGGTTTCCTGTATCCCGATGAAATCAAACAACAGAATCATATCCGGAACGAAAAACTAAAAAACATATACGAAGCCGTAGCGAACGTACGGTAA
- a CDS encoding acyltransferase family protein — MKEMNGTPKRQRLLSLDALRGFDMFWITGGQRVIHALATLTGWPLFKYLHGQMDHVKWEGFQFYDLIFPLFLFLAGVSMPFSFGKRLARGDSKVSIYKHAFKRMMWLIVLGMLYNRILNLDAEHFRVGSVLGRIGIAWFFAAIIYLNTNLRAQIIWFWGLLLAYCLMMLYIPVPGFGAGVLTPEGNLAGLIDRLLIPGTLYMKVMEPEGVLSTIPSISTALLGVFAGRLLISEDVRLSKLRKGLILIGAGIVSLGLGELWGLWFPIIKKLWTSSFMLYAGGWSLILLGVFYLIIDVWGFKKWAFFFVVIGLNPITIYLVQYKIVDFGNMRNFFFGGLMHLTPHHIAGLIGAVGYVACVWAFLYILYRKKIFLKV; from the coding sequence ATGAAAGAGATGAACGGTACACCGAAGCGGCAGCGCCTGTTGTCGCTTGATGCACTTCGTGGGTTCGATATGTTTTGGATTACCGGTGGGCAGCGGGTCATACATGCCCTGGCAACCCTGACCGGATGGCCGCTGTTTAAATATTTACACGGGCAGATGGATCATGTGAAGTGGGAGGGTTTCCAATTCTACGATTTGATATTCCCGCTCTTCCTGTTTCTCGCTGGTGTTTCCATGCCTTTCTCCTTTGGGAAACGGCTGGCCCGCGGTGATTCGAAAGTAAGCATCTATAAACACGCGTTTAAACGGATGATGTGGCTGATTGTCCTCGGAATGCTATACAACCGCATTCTCAATCTCGACGCTGAGCATTTCCGGGTGGGAAGTGTGCTGGGACGCATCGGGATTGCCTGGTTCTTTGCCGCCATTATCTACCTGAATACGAACCTGCGCGCGCAGATCATCTGGTTCTGGGGCCTGTTGCTGGCGTATTGTCTCATGATGCTGTACATTCCCGTTCCGGGATTCGGTGCAGGCGTGCTCACACCGGAAGGAAACCTCGCAGGCCTTATCGATCGTCTGCTGATTCCGGGTACGTTATACATGAAAGTGATGGAGCCAGAAGGTGTTTTGAGCACCATCCCCTCAATAAGTACGGCGTTATTGGGTGTTTTTGCCGGGAGGTTGCTTATTTCAGAAGATGTTCGTTTGAGCAAGCTGCGGAAAGGGCTCATCCTGATTGGTGCGGGCATTGTATCGCTGGGACTCGGTGAATTGTGGGGATTGTGGTTTCCCATTATCAAGAAATTGTGGACCAGTTCATTCATGCTCTATGCCGGCGGATGGAGTCTCATCCTGTTGGGGGTGTTTTACCTCATCATCGACGTGTGGGGCTTCAAAAAGTGGGCATTCTTCTTCGTGGTGATTGGATTGAACCCCATCACCATCTATTTAGTGCAGTACAAAATCGTCGATTTCGGCAACATGCGCAACTTCTTCTTCGGCGGATTGATGCATCTCACGCCCCATCATATCGCGGGGCTCATCGGTGCCGTCGGGTACGTAGCCTGCGTGTGGGCGTTCCTGTACATTTTGTACCGGAAAAAGATATTCCTGAAAGTATAA
- a CDS encoding glucosamine-6-phosphate deaminase, with the protein MKEFENLDVHVYPSREEMGQAAGADVEKQIVALLEKKESIRMVFAAAPSQNEVLASLVRSTKIDWQRITAFHMDEYIGLDSADSRSFAGFLNERIFQQVPFREVHLLDGNNPEETIARYSKLLNEAPIDIVCLGIGENGHIAFNDPPVADFNDLKLVKRVTLDWACRNQQVNDGCFPTLEEVPTEAITLTIPALMRADYLFCVVPGKTKRQAVYDTLNGLITEECPASVLRTHTHCKFYFDEDSFGREQYN; encoded by the coding sequence ATGAAAGAATTTGAAAACCTGGACGTGCATGTTTATCCTTCACGGGAAGAGATGGGACAGGCTGCCGGGGCTGATGTGGAGAAGCAAATTGTTGCTTTGCTGGAGAAAAAGGAATCCATTCGCATGGTATTTGCTGCCGCTCCGTCGCAAAACGAGGTGCTGGCTTCGCTGGTTCGTTCCACAAAGATTGATTGGCAGCGAATTACCGCATTCCACATGGATGAATACATTGGGCTGGATTCGGCAGATTCTCGCTCGTTTGCCGGCTTTTTGAACGAAAGGATATTTCAGCAGGTACCCTTCCGGGAAGTACATTTGCTCGATGGCAATAACCCGGAGGAGACCATTGCCCGCTATTCGAAGCTACTGAATGAAGCGCCCATCGACATTGTTTGTCTGGGCATTGGCGAGAACGGGCACATTGCCTTTAACGACCCCCCGGTAGCCGATTTTAATGATTTGAAGCTGGTGAAACGGGTGACACTCGATTGGGCTTGCCGGAATCAGCAGGTGAACGACGGCTGTTTTCCCACGTTGGAAGAAGTGCCCACTGAGGCGATTACGTTAACCATTCCGGCATTGATGCGGGCAGACTATTTATTCTGTGTGGTTCCGGGAAAAACCAAGCGTCAGGCGGTGTATGATACCCTAAATGGTCTGATTACAGAAGAGTGTCCTGCTTCGGTTCTCCGAACGCATACCCATTGTAAGTTTTACTTCGATGAGGATTCGTTTGGCCGCGAGCAGTACAACTGA